In a single window of the Helicoverpa zea isolate HzStark_Cry1AcR chromosome 9, ilHelZeax1.1, whole genome shotgun sequence genome:
- the LOC124633521 gene encoding killer cell lectin-like receptor subfamily B member 1A: MLTIYLVCLSYLLIAADSQLCKPQYLFSTEAEGWLKLHTFPASWEKALRKCTYEGAVLASPLDAGLVNAIRSTMAQNGVNGPIFLGTHNLHSGHHFVSVEGVPLSNMKINCALQTSPDVSGLCLTTTVNGPSQYMNVTSCKDSLPYICYRKLDNRTMNKCGTFDDAYHLNKQTGSCYKVHHKKATWHNAYEICAAEGGHLVVIDDKEEALVIKNMFPTPPDGKVDKWDAFFIGLFAYGDPLDWITVNGDRLDDVYNYWEPGQPENTGRVASIIRSGNLDDINSDKKLMFICEKSPTALLFEPSPVKYSENGRYVKC; this comes from the exons ACAGCCAGCTCTGCAAGCCGCAGTACTTGTTCAGCACCGAAGCAGAGGGCTGGCTGAAGCTGCACACGTTCCCCGCTTCTTGGGAGAAAGCTCTCCGGAAATGCACCTACGAAG GCGCAGTGTTAGCGTCTCCACTAGACGCGGGGCTAGTGAATGCTATTCGCTCAACAATGGCTCAAAACGGAGTTAACGGTCCGATCTTCCTGGGAACACATAACTTGCACTCTGGTCATCACTTTGTTTCTGTGGAAG GAGTGCCGTTgtctaacatgaaaataaactgTGCTCTACAAACTAGCCCAGATGTATCAGGGCTCTGCTTGACTACGACCGTCAATGGACCCTCACAATACATGAATGTCACTTCATGCAAGGACTCGCTTCCCTACATATGCTATAGGAAGCTCGATAACAGAACCATGAACAAATGTGGCACCTTTGACGACG CATACCACCTCAACAAGCAGACAGGTAGCTGCTACAAGGTCCATCATAAGAAGGCGACTTGGCACAATGCATATGAGATATGCGCTGCTGAGGGAGGCCACTTGGTCGTCATCGATGATAAGGAAGAGGCTCTCGTCATCAAAAACATGTTCCCTACTCCCCCTGATGGCAAGGTTGACAAGTGGGATGCATTCTTTATCGGCTTGTTTGCATATGGCGATCCACTTGACTGGATTACAGTTAATG GCGATAGACTAGACGATGTGTATAACTATTGGGAACCTGGCCAGCCAGAAAACACGGGACGCGTCGCAAGTATAATCCGATCTGGTAATTTAGACGACATCAACAGTGACAAAAAGCTCATGTTCATCTGCGAGAAGTCGCCTACAGCGTTACTGTTCGAGCCCTCACCAGTAAAGTACTCTGAAAATGGACGATATGTGAAATGTTAA